From one Gemmobacter sp. genomic stretch:
- a CDS encoding MerR family DNA-binding protein, with protein MNIKEAAQATGLPAKTIRYYEEIGLVAPRRMANGYRRFAPADLDRLEFLARSRALGFTIEDCRALVSLRADPHRASADVKQIAQHHLDGIDDRIAQLEAMRAALAGMIAACPGDQGPQCAILAGIAGDGA; from the coding sequence ATGAACATCAAGGAAGCCGCGCAGGCCACTGGCCTGCCTGCAAAAACCATCCGCTACTATGAGGAGATCGGCCTGGTCGCGCCGCGTCGCATGGCCAATGGATATCGCCGCTTTGCCCCCGCCGATCTGGACCGGCTGGAGTTTCTGGCCCGGTCACGCGCGCTGGGATTCACCATCGAGGATTGTCGCGCGCTGGTCAGTCTGCGCGCCGATCCGCACCGCGCCAGCGCCGATGTGAAACAGATCGCCCAGCATCATCTGGACGGCATCGACGACCGCATCGCGCAGCTGGAGGCGATGCGCGCCGCCCTGGCCGGGATGATCGCGGCCTGCCCCGGCGATCAGGGGCCGCAGTGCGCCATTCTGGCCGGGATCGCCGGCGACGGCGCCTAG
- the eno gene encoding phosphopyruvate hydratase: MTTIIDIHAREILDSRGNPTIEVDVTLEDGEMGRAAVPSGASTGAHEAVEKRDGDASRYLGKGVLDAVAAVNGEIAEALVGFDSTEQIAIDRLLVEMDGTANKSRLGANAILGVSLATAKAAAMATRQPLFRYVGGTGARLLPVPMMNIINGGQHADNPIDIQEFMIMPVSAHNIRDAVRMGAEVFHVLKKELKKAGHNTNVGDEGGFAPNLGSAREALDFILKSVEIAGYTPGEDIMLALDCASTEYFKDGRYAMTGEGLSLTAEQNVDFLASLCADYPILSIEDGCAEDDWDGWQMLTDRLGGGVQLVGDDLFVTNPERLAEGIERGCANSLLVKVNQIGTLTETLDAVRMADRAGYTSVMSHRSGETEDSTIADLAVATNCGQIKTGSLARSDRLAKYNQLIRIEEMLGDIAEYAGMSILRT; the protein is encoded by the coding sequence ATGACCACGATCATCGACATCCACGCCCGCGAGATCCTCGACAGCCGGGGCAACCCCACCATCGAGGTGGACGTGACCCTGGAAGACGGCGAGATGGGCCGCGCCGCCGTTCCCTCGGGCGCCTCGACCGGCGCGCACGAAGCGGTGGAAAAGCGGGACGGCGACGCGTCGCGCTATCTGGGCAAGGGCGTGCTGGATGCGGTCGCCGCCGTGAACGGCGAAATCGCCGAAGCGCTGGTCGGGTTCGATTCGACCGAACAGATCGCCATCGACCGCCTGCTGGTCGAAATGGACGGCACCGCCAACAAGTCGCGCCTGGGCGCCAATGCCATTCTGGGCGTGTCGCTGGCGACCGCCAAGGCGGCCGCCATGGCCACCCGCCAGCCGCTGTTCCGCTATGTCGGCGGCACCGGCGCCCGCCTGCTGCCCGTGCCGATGATGAACATCATCAACGGCGGTCAGCATGCCGACAACCCGATCGACATCCAGGAATTCATGATCATGCCGGTCTCGGCCCACAACATCCGCGATGCCGTGCGGATGGGCGCCGAGGTCTTCCACGTCCTGAAAAAGGAACTGAAGAAGGCCGGCCACAACACCAACGTCGGTGACGAAGGCGGGTTCGCGCCCAACCTCGGTTCGGCCCGCGAGGCGCTGGATTTCATCCTGAAATCGGTGGAAATCGCCGGCTACACCCCCGGCGAGGACATCATGCTGGCGCTGGACTGCGCCTCCACCGAATATTTCAAGGACGGCCGCTATGCCATGACCGGCGAGGGCCTGAGCCTGACGGCCGAACAGAACGTCGATTTCCTGGCCAGCCTGTGCGCCGACTACCCGATCCTGTCGATCGAGGATGGCTGCGCCGAGGATGACTGGGACGGCTGGCAGATGCTGACCGACCGTCTGGGCGGCGGCGTGCAGCTGGTGGGCGACGATCTGTTCGTGACCAACCCGGAACGGCTGGCCGAAGGGATCGAGCGCGGCTGCGCCAATTCGCTCTTGGTCAAGGTCAACCAGATCGGCACCCTGACCGAAACGCTGGATGCCGTCCGCATGGCCGACCGTGCGGGCTATACCAGCGTCATGTCGCACCGGTCGGGCGAGACCGAGGACAGCACCATCGCCGATCTGGCGGTGGCCACCAACTGCGGCCAGATCAAGACCGGCTCGCTGGCGCGGTCGGACCGGCTGGCGAAATACAACCAGCTGATCCGTATCGAGGAGATGCTGGGCGACATCGCCGAATATGCCGGCATGAGCATCCTGCGGACCTGA
- a CDS encoding DMT family transporter translates to MTPADLTRDNLRGGLLMVAAMAAFAIEDMLVKAVGGRVPPGQIILAIGIGSTLVLGLIALRQRHPLVTRAVLHPLVIVRNLAEMSGSAGFITALTLMPLGTASALHQTMPLAMTLGAAVFLGEKVGWRRWAAVAAGFLGVLVILRPTGDGLSAAAAAASMTAVFSLAVRDLATRKVAGAVSSLSLALWGSVSFIPSGLILMGVTGSPWMMPQGLDWALLAGVAGMGVTGYWLMVVATRVGEVSAIMPYRYSRLVFAMVLGWLAFREMPDTWMLAGSALIVGSGLYTFVRERYHAFHK, encoded by the coding sequence ATGACCCCCGCAGACCTGACCCGCGACAACCTGCGCGGCGGCTTGCTGATGGTCGCGGCCATGGCCGCCTTCGCCATCGAGGACATGCTGGTCAAGGCGGTCGGCGGCCGCGTGCCGCCCGGCCAGATCATTCTGGCGATCGGCATCGGATCCACGCTGGTGCTGGGGCTGATCGCGCTGCGCCAGCGCCACCCGCTGGTCACGCGGGCCGTCCTGCACCCGCTGGTGATCGTGCGGAACCTGGCCGAAATGTCGGGCAGCGCCGGGTTCATCACCGCCCTTACGCTGATGCCGCTGGGCACCGCATCGGCGCTGCACCAGACCATGCCGCTGGCCATGACGCTGGGGGCGGCGGTGTTCCTGGGCGAAAAGGTGGGCTGGCGCCGCTGGGCCGCCGTGGCGGCGGGATTTCTGGGCGTGCTGGTCATCCTGCGCCCCACGGGCGACGGGCTGTCGGCCGCTGCCGCCGCCGCCTCGATGACCGCCGTGTTCAGCCTGGCCGTGCGCGATCTGGCCACGCGCAAGGTGGCGGGGGCCGTCTCGTCGCTGTCGCTGGCGCTGTGGGGCTCGGTCTCGTTCATCCCGTCGGGGCTGATCCTGATGGGGGTCACCGGCAGCCCCTGGATGATGCCGCAGGGGCTGGACTGGGCGCTGCTGGCAGGCGTCGCCGGGATGGGGGTCACCGGCTATTGGCTGATGGTCGTCGCCACCCGCGTGGGCGAGGTTTCGGCCATCATGCCCTATCGCTATTCGCGTCTGGTCTTTGCCATGGTGCTGGGCTGGCTGGCCTTCCGCGAGATGCCGGATACCTGGATGCTGGCCGGCAGCGCGCTGATCGTCGGGTCCGGCCTCTATACCTTCGTGCGCGAGCGCTACCATGCTTTTCATAAGTAG
- the ribB gene encoding 3,4-dihydroxy-2-butanone-4-phosphate synthase: protein MSEDYAKPGQVERDWGAAISPIEDIIEDARNGRMFILVDHEDRENEGDLVIPAQMCTPAAINFMATHGRGLICLAMPAARIEQLGLPLMSPKNSSRHETAFTLSIEAREGVTTGISAHDRARTISVAIDPTKGAADIATPGHVFPLRARDGGVLVRAGHTEAAVDISRLAGLNASGVICEIMNDDGTMARLPDLIAFAQRHGLKVGTISDLIAYRRRHDNLVNEKAVRRVTSAYGGDWLMRVYADETQGAEHIVLTKGDLSTDAPVLVRIHQINALEDVLGIDPGRSGEMQAAMRLIAREGRGVVVLLRDTTMKLVMDGEHSPQTLRQYGLGAQILAALGLKRIELVTNSVKPRVVGLEAYDLEITGTRPIPKE, encoded by the coding sequence ATGTCCGAGGACTACGCCAAACCGGGCCAGGTGGAACGCGACTGGGGCGCGGCCATCTCGCCCATCGAGGACATCATCGAGGATGCGCGCAACGGGCGCATGTTCATTCTTGTCGATCACGAGGATCGCGAGAACGAAGGCGATCTGGTGATCCCGGCGCAGATGTGCACGCCGGCCGCCATCAACTTCATGGCCACGCATGGCCGCGGGCTGATCTGCCTTGCCATGCCCGCCGCCCGGATCGAGCAGCTGGGCCTGCCGCTGATGAGCCCCAAGAACTCCAGCCGGCACGAAACCGCCTTCACCCTGTCGATCGAGGCGCGCGAAGGCGTGACCACCGGGATTTCGGCGCATGACCGCGCGCGGACGATTTCGGTCGCCATCGACCCGACCAAGGGCGCGGCCGATATTGCGACGCCGGGCCATGTGTTCCCGCTGCGCGCCCGCGATGGCGGCGTGCTGGTGCGCGCCGGCCATACCGAGGCGGCGGTGGACATCAGCCGCCTTGCCGGGCTGAACGCCAGCGGCGTGATCTGCGAGATCATGAACGATGACGGCACCATGGCCCGTCTGCCCGACCTGATCGCCTTTGCCCAGCGGCACGGGCTGAAGGTGGGCACGATTTCCGACCTGATCGCCTATCGCCGCCGCCACGACAACCTGGTCAACGAAAAGGCGGTGCGCCGCGTGACCTCGGCCTATGGCGGCGACTGGCTGATGCGGGTCTATGCCGATGAAACCCAGGGCGCCGAACATATCGTGCTGACCAAGGGCGATCTGTCGACCGATGCCCCGGTGCTGGTGCGCATCCACCAGATCAACGCGCTGGAAGACGTGCTGGGCATCGACCCCGGCCGGTCCGGCGAAATGCAGGCCGCCATGCGGCTGATCGCCCGCGAAGGGCGCGGCGTGGTGGTGCTGCTGCGCGATACCACGATGAAGCTGGTGATGGACGGCGAACATTCGCCCCAGACCCTGCGCCAGTATGGCCTGGGCGCGCAGATCCTGGCCGCGCTTGGCCTCAAGCGGATCGAACTGGTGACCAACTCGGTCAAGCCGCGGGTGGTGGGCCTGGAGGCCTATGACCTGGAAATCACCGGCACCCGCCCCATTCCCAAGGAGTAA
- a CDS encoding 6,7-dimethyl-8-ribityllumazine synthase: MAGASHHTLPPPVFDKPVKLLIVVAPYYKDIADNMIAGARAAAEQVGATCDLIEVPGALEIPTAIAMAERLSNYDGYVAIGCVIRGETTHYDTVCNDSSRGITLLGLQGACIGNGILTVENHQQAAVRADPADQNKGGGAAMAALHLIALARKWSGTTKGIGFRADEGAFRA, translated from the coding sequence ATGGCCGGAGCCTCGCACCATACCCTCCCGCCGCCGGTGTTCGACAAGCCGGTGAAACTGCTGATCGTGGTGGCGCCCTATTACAAGGACATCGCCGACAACATGATCGCCGGTGCCCGTGCGGCCGCCGAACAGGTCGGTGCGACCTGCGACCTGATCGAGGTGCCGGGCGCGCTGGAAATCCCCACCGCCATCGCCATGGCGGAGCGGCTGTCGAACTATGACGGCTACGTGGCCATCGGCTGCGTGATCCGGGGCGAAACCACGCATTACGATACGGTTTGCAACGACAGCTCGCGCGGGATCACCCTGCTGGGCTTGCAGGGCGCGTGCATCGGCAATGGCATCCTGACGGTGGAAAACCATCAGCAGGCCGCCGTGCGCGCCGATCCGGCCGACCAGAACAAGGGCGGCGGCGCCGCCATGGCCGCGCTGCACCTGATCGCGCTGGCGCGCAAATGGTCGGGCACCACCAAGGGCATCGGCTTTCGCGCCGATGAAGGGGCGTTCCGCGCATGA